The window CACATGAAAGAAAAAGGAATAACCTTTAATCTAATTTGCGAAGAGGATGCAAAATTATTTTTATCTAAAAATAATTACTATTTCAAATTAACGTCATACAGAATCAATTATCCAAAGATAAACGGTAAATATCAAAACTTGGACTTTTCCTACTTGATTGATCTTTCAATAATCGATACCGAATTAAGAGAATTAATCATTGAGCTTTCTCTCGATGTAGAACATGCTATTAAAGTAAAATTGTTGCATTTAATTACAAGCAGCAAAGCGGAAGATGGCTATGAGATAGTAAAAGAATTCTATGATAAATATCCGCGTTCAAGAGAACAAGTAAATGATTTTTTGCAACACGATTATCATTTAAAAGATCTTTATCAAAAAAGAAAGAAAGACATGCCGATTTGGGTAATCATGGAAATATTCAGCATGGGTTCCCTCTCTAAGTTTGTTGATTTCTATTTTAATAGGCAAGAGCATAAAGAGGTAAAAGTAATAAAACAAAATTTAAAGTTTGCAAAAAATATGAGAAATATGGCAGCTCACGGAAACCCTATTCTTATAAACCTTTTTAATGACAGAGAATTTGTTCCTAAGCCTACCGGTGCGATAACTGCTGAAGCGGCAAAAATGGGAATTAAAAGAAAAATTGTTCAAGATAAAAAAATGATAGACCTGGTTGCTTTATTTTTCTTATGCAAAAAATTTTCTAGCGAAAAAGTAAGAAATCATTGCAAAGAAGAGGGACAAATTTTTATGGAAAGAATTAATAGGCATCCAGATTATTATTCGAGCATACAAATCATAAGCGTTTTTAAAAACGCCTTAAACAATATGGTTGACTTTTTATAATTAACTATACTATGATTATTTCCGAGGAAAGGACGGTTAGACCGTTCGCCCGCGGAGATTGTATCAATGCTGGTTATCAAAGGTCAATCACTTAAGGTGATTGGCTTTTTTATTACGCATATAAAAATATATTTTAAAAATTTGCAAACATAAGGAGTAATAATGGCAACCTATATGAAACGTGGTTCGACTTGGCAAGCCCGTGTATCAAAAGACAAGCATCGATTTAATAAATCTGGTTTCGCTACCAAAAGAGAAGCGATTATTTGGGCTTCTAAAATAGAATTAGGCGAACAAAACAAACCGAAAAACAATATTTTATTTTCTGATTATTTTAAAAAGTGGTACGAGACATATAAAACAAATCGGACCGATGTCACTTTATTACAGTACAAAAACACTGACTATGTAATTGATAAATATTTAAAGGGTGAAACTTTAAATAATTTAACTCGGGCTAAATTACAACAATTTATCAATGAATACGGCAAAGACCACGCTAAAGAGACTGTTCAAAAACATAAGGGGCATATTATCGCCTGCTTAAAAGATGCTTATCATGAAGGGCTAATCAAACAAGATGTTACTTATAG of the Oenococcus sp. UCMA 16435 genome contains:
- a CDS encoding Abi family protein; translation: MEEHTKPKLNYEEQILHMKEKGITFNLICEEDAKLFLSKNNYYFKLTSYRINYPKINGKYQNLDFSYLIDLSIIDTELRELIIELSLDVEHAIKVKLLHLITSSKAEDGYEIVKEFYDKYPRSREQVNDFLQHDYHLKDLYQKRKKDMPIWVIMEIFSMGSLSKFVDFYFNRQEHKEVKVIKQNLKFAKNMRNMAAHGNPILINLFNDREFVPKPTGAITAEAAKMGIKRKIVQDKKMIDLVALFFLCKKFSSEKVRNHCKEEGQIFMERINRHPDYYSSIQIISVFKNALNNMVDFL